One genomic region from Cardiocondyla obscurior isolate alpha-2009 linkage group LG19, Cobs3.1, whole genome shotgun sequence encodes:
- the LOC139110088 gene encoding ejaculatory bulb-specific protein 3-like, whose product MSQVLSIPRIKIEEAMARLSYIVTIISMALVYVLAEDLYSDQYDYVDATSIVQNDKLREQYVKCYMETGPCVTADAKFFKDIFSEAVQTNCRRCTEKQKEKLDYIVDWFTKNKPEQWQAMIAKSLEELKKKNAG is encoded by the exons ATGAGTCAGGTGCTTAGTATCCCAAGAATCAAAATAGAAGAAGCAATGGCTCGATTAAGCTATATCGTGACGATTATCAGTATGGCACTGGTGTACGTTCTCGCGGAGGACCTTTATTCTGATCAATACGACTACGTTGATGCAACGAGTATCGTTCAGAACGATAAACTACGGGAACAATACGTCAAATGTTATATGGAAACGGGGCCATGCGTGACAGCAGACGCGAAGTTCTTCAAAG acATTTTTAGCGAAGCTGTCCAAACCAACTGTAGGAGATGCACTGagaaacaaaaggaaaaaCTAGACTATATAGTAGATTGGTTCACAAAAAATAAACCTGAGCAATGGCAAGCTATGATTGCAAAGTCTCTcgaagaattgaaaaaaaagaacgctgGTTGA
- the LOC139110071 gene encoding uncharacterized protein, whose product MRIKGLLLLLICIAGSSIVFVAFSNQRPSIQTLVTETHKQLRNFQENLKDVEEKRLVTDSKYLALLGLDGQTTTTPISLKPHNITVVSLVRPGNEQYIYGFVKNVSHFLPNNSIVIYSVGLNEDSLQNIRLACNSTKCNVTHFDLSPFPAHVEDDTLHVYRPLVIQTALNTLGSIIYMDFNVRLNSSDIVKYLCPKSGILTWPTRHAISSLTHPKMYEYFHASAESFFFLPLIKASQLIISNFKDIREKVMLPWVQCALTRDCISPIGAQSAGCRFNKKPQYRYSGCHAYDTSALNIVLGLHFNFDDTYYVYKEREAYFNTIQFEEMTEEYLMITRQNNATETNLKNFVQER is encoded by the exons ATGCGTATCAAGGGCCTGCTATTGTTGCTTATCTGCATAGCAGGGAGCAGCATCGTTTTCGTTGCATTCAGCAATCAACGACCTTCCATTCAGACTCTAGTGACGGAAACTCACAAACAGTTGCGGAACTTCCAG gaaaatttaaaagacgTTGAGGAAAAACGTCTGGTGACAGATTCTAAGTACCTTGCGTTGCTTGGTCTGGATGGACAGACAACCACCACCCCAATCAGTCTTAAACCTCATAATATAACGGTTGTGTCGCTCGTAAGGCCTGGAAACGAGCAATATATTTATGGCTTCGTCAAAAACGTTAGCCACTTTTTGCCAAATAATAGTATTGTAATTTATAGCGTCGGTTTAAATGAAGATTCCTTACAAAACATTAGGCTCGCCTGTAATTCTACAAAATGTAATGTGACTCACTTTGATCTAAGTCCATTTCCTGCTCATGTCGAAGACGACACGCTGCATGTTTATAGACCTTTAGTTATTCAA ACAGCTTTAAATACGTTAGGTAGTATAATCTATATGGATTTCAATGTACGTCTGAATTCCTCAGACATTGTGAAGTATCTCTGTCCAAAATCTGGAATCTTAACTTGGCCTACAAGGCACGCTATTAGTTCACTGACGCATCCAAAGATGTACGAGTACTTTCATGCCTCTGCCGAGAGCTTCTTCTTTCTCCCACTGATTAAAGCATCACAgttaataattagtaattttaAAGACATTAGAGAAAAAGTAATGCTGCCTTGGGTCCAGTGTGCATTAACGAGGGATTGTATTTCCCCTATTG gTGCGCAATCGGCGGGCTGTAGGTTTAACAAAAAGCCGCAATATCGGTATTCTGGTTGTCACGCATACGACACTTCCGCATTAAATATAGTTTTGGGATTGCATTTTAACTTTGATGATACGTATTATGTATACAAAGAGCGAGAAGCGTACTTTAACACGATACAATTCGAGGAGATGACCGAGGAATATCTCATGATTACACGGCAAAACAATGCCACCGAGACCAACCTTAAGAATTTCGTTCAAGAGCGTTAA